A single Venturia canescens isolate UGA chromosome 1, ASM1945775v1, whole genome shotgun sequence DNA region contains:
- the Dtwd2 gene encoding tRNA-uridine aminocarboxypropyltransferase 2, which translates to MANEEDVWEELSGIPADPPKMRDKCGQCKRPVGVCWCPGLPKTPLCPESRIIILQHPAEVKRCLRTAPMLALGLESGKCLTYRGKKFPSTKHEGLAKILEDKDTILLYPSPNAVNIAELPIVGVDGQRPYNLVLLDGTWPQAKAMYHSSPPLWYLRACKLVGVATSEYVIRTQPTEGCLSTLESGALSLALLEGKLWLRDAMLGPLHHLCRYQLENGAVTHQSKEYLIKQKTYPKLIGKRLSKQLRLLPESAS; encoded by the exons ATGGCGAACGAGGAAGATGTTTGGGAGGAGCTTTCGGGTATTCCAGCGGATCCTCCGAAAATGCGCGACAAATGTGGACAATGCAA GAGACCCGTCGGCGTTTGCTGGTGTCCTGGTTTACCGAAAACTCCTCTGTGTCCAGAATCTCGTATAATAATACTTCAACATCCGGCGGAAGTTAAGCGATGTTTACGCACCGCACCGATGCTCGCGCTCGGACTTGAATCGGGAAAATGTCTCACTTACAG GGGGAAAAAATTTCCGTCTACGAAGCATGAGGGTCTCGCAAAAATTTTAGAAGACAAAGATACAATATTGTTGTATCCCTCACCGAATGCCGTTAATATCGCCGAACTTCCAATAGTCGGAGTCGATGGACAGAGGCCTTATAATCTCGTTCTTTTGGACGGCACGTGGCCGCAAGCCAAA GCGATGTATCACTCGAGCCCACCGTTATGGTACTTGCGAGCGTGCAAGCTTGTCGGAGTCGCAACGAGCGAATACGTGATAAGAACCCAACCTACTGAGGGTTGCCTATCGACACTGGAATCCGGAGCTCTTTCACTAGCGCttctcgaaggaaaattatggCTAAGAGATGCGATGCTCGGACCGCTTCACCATCTGTGCAGATATCAACTCGAAAACGGTGCGGTGACTCATCAAAGCAAAGAGTACCTGATCAAACAGAAGACTTATCCTAAACTCATAGGCAAAAGATTATCGAAGCAGTTGCGATTGCTCCCTGAATCGGCTTCGTAA
- the LOC122408357 gene encoding uncharacterized protein isoform X1 codes for MSKSDEKGFGIHRHSTLPFLWRTFIMFCKISIFVFVALFQSGLSETIVASGYSTFDDACLVESGLSRDQFMERVTDVNIKLLANENILCYLLCVGKKVGYMHNDGTINVEYIRNYVGPTMSGATMRALGKCSEKRNENACQTLRMNYTCVFEMMLQALLDSLKVNA; via the exons ATGAGTAAAAGTGATGAAAAAGGCTTTGGAATTCATCGTCACAGCACGCTGCCATT TCTTTGGCGAACTTTCATCATGTTTTGCAAGATTTCAATATTCGTGTTCGTAGCCCTTTTTCAATCG GGCCTCAGTGAGACGATCGTCGCCAGTGGATATTCTACCTTCGATGATGCTTGTCTCGTAGAAAGTGGGCTTAGCCGAGATCAGTTTATGGAGCGAGTTACTGATGTGAATATAAAGCTTCTAGCGAACGAGAACATCTTGTGTTACTTATTATGCGTTGGAAAGAAAGTTGGATAT ATGCATAATGATGGGACTATCAATGTTGAATACATCCGAAATTACGTGGGTCCCACAATGAGCGGTGCAACAATGCGCGCTCTGGGTAAATGTTCTGAAAAAA gaAATGAGAATGCCTGCCAGACGTTGAGAATGAATTATACTTGCGTCTTTGAAATG ATGTTGCAAGCATTATTGGACAGCTTGAAAGTAAACGCTTAG
- the LOC122408357 gene encoding uncharacterized protein isoform X2 yields the protein MKKALEFIVTARCHSLFQSGLSETIVASGYSTFDDACLVESGLSRDQFMERVTDVNIKLLANENILCYLLCVGKKVGYMHNDGTINVEYIRNYVGPTMSGATMRALGKCSEKRNENACQTLRMNYTCVFEMMLQALLDSLKVNA from the exons ATGAAAAAGGCTTTGGAATTCATCGTCACAGCACGCTGCCATT CCCTTTTTCAATCG GGCCTCAGTGAGACGATCGTCGCCAGTGGATATTCTACCTTCGATGATGCTTGTCTCGTAGAAAGTGGGCTTAGCCGAGATCAGTTTATGGAGCGAGTTACTGATGTGAATATAAAGCTTCTAGCGAACGAGAACATCTTGTGTTACTTATTATGCGTTGGAAAGAAAGTTGGATAT ATGCATAATGATGGGACTATCAATGTTGAATACATCCGAAATTACGTGGGTCCCACAATGAGCGGTGCAACAATGCGCGCTCTGGGTAAATGTTCTGAAAAAA gaAATGAGAATGCCTGCCAGACGTTGAGAATGAATTATACTTGCGTCTTTGAAATG ATGTTGCAAGCATTATTGGACAGCTTGAAAGTAAACGCTTAG
- the LOC122408409 gene encoding uncharacterized protein, translating into MFRNFLVFVLLALSLVLNSNAHVPITTFDSACFEEAGISEHEFEKRIPTLLADLDSMSDKESCYFSCIGKKSGEILDDGILDLDGFRTRAFDMTDEQYLFLKNCTEQTEVNPCQATKKSILCVKQLIAQLETEYAATASEAS; encoded by the exons ATGTTCCGCaactttttggtttttgtgcTGTTGGCACTCTCACTAGTG ctcAACTCCAATGCTCATGTGCCGATAACAACCTTCGATAGTGCTTGTTTCGAAGAAGCTGGAATCAGTGAACATGAGTTCGAGAAGCGAATCCCTACTCTATTGGCTGACCTAGATTCTATGAGCGACAAGGAATCGTGTTACTTCTCGTGCATCGGGAAGAAATCAGGGGAA ATACTTGATGATGGAATCCTTGATTTAGACGGCTTTCGGACGCGTGCATTCGACATGACAGACGAGCAATAcctgtttttgaaaaactgcacCGAACAAA CGGAAGTCAATCCCTGCCAAGCGACGAAGAAGAGTATTTTGTGCGTGAAACAATTG ATCGCGCAGTTAGAAACAGAGTATGCAGCAACCGCTTCCGAAGCCTCGTGA